In Plasmodium sp. gorilla clade G2 genome assembly, chromosome: 5, one genomic interval encodes:
- a CDS encoding transporter, putative, with the protein MEKDFNGRSAKSQMKLANGIVENIESKLKNQLDNNNLINKNNNHEDVMCSNVKLSVHDDEYDMKNIKKDVCNLSKISEERLSNNMLLKGNGQVIKNPEIDTKTARQQYKKRLNSTQSTMNIEGNIGNEKDNIVEYDDDELIRDMNYEMSILKYKRNINNNSNSNNNNNNNNNVDNRRGNINEECYDESYCISNNLDELTTNGNNLSFYNKLRMCFNYFGPGWIVAIAYLDPGNLCSNLNVGLIRSPDTTLEKDYSGYYLLWIMVYGHMLGFIFQVLSMRLGHVTGLDLASLCSKEFDRTTSTIIYVLVQIAIWGAHIQAIIGTFIALNLIFGISVKVAIFYTLFEAIVYSFLENKSLGLLENVLSFLVGILAVSFIVNVFMTPINFKELAVSILFPRIPKGKEIDALALLGSIISAHIFYLHTNLTSKKKSVICNDLSLRRYNTLGTIESGGSLFLSCLTNCIIVLTFAEVNLPSFERRDQYNLFTAYEVMRKSFGKISMYIWSFGLLSSGNNSSFMCEYASKSVVEGFLNKKINTFVRVYSFRFFLFSLLYMFLTLNKYTLDQLTNFINVIQVLLLPMATIPLYRFSIHENVLGEYRLKRFPKYAIFLIIIAIIVSNVLLTFLDFVHKETSLITIIFIVTFSFIYFGFIIYFFNIPIKKNYIERN; encoded by the coding sequence CAGTTGGATAACAATAACttgattaataaaaataataaccaTGAAGATGTGATGTGTTCTAATGTAAAATTATCAGTACATGATGATGAGTATGATATgaagaatattaaaaaggatGTATGTAATTTGAGCAAGATAAGTGAAGAAAGATTGAGTAATAATATGTTGTTGAAAGGTAATGGTCAAGTTATAAAAAATCCAGAAATAGACACCAAAACAGCTAGACAACAATATAAGAAAAGATTAAATTCTACACAATCAACTATGAATATTGAAGGAAATATTGGTAATGAAAAGGATAACATTGTTGAATATGACGATGATGAATTAATACGAGATATGAATTATGAAATGTCTAtactaaaatataaaagaaatattaataacaatagtaatagtaataataataataataataataataatgtggaTAATAGAAGaggaaatataaatgaagaatgTTATGATGAATCGTATTGTATATCAAACAATTTAGATGAACTAACTACAAATGGAAATAATTTAAGTttctataataaattaagaatgtgttttaattattttggTCCTGGTTGGATTGTAGCTATTGCATATTTAGACCCCGGAAATTTGTGTAGTAATTTAAATGTTGGTTTAATAAGATCACCCGATACTACTTTAGAAAAAGATTATTCtggttattatttattatggaTTATGGTATATGGACATATGCTAGGTTTTATATTTCAAGTGTTATCTATGAGACTTGGACATGTGACTGGACTTGATTTAGCTTCTTTGTGTTCAAAAGAATTTGATAGAACAACGTCtactattatttatgtattagtTCAGATAGCTATTTGGGGTGCACATATTCAAGCAATAATAGGTACTTTTATAGCTTTGAATTTAATTTTTGGCATATCAGTGAAAGTAGCTATATTTTACACTTTATTTGAGGCTATAGTATATAGTTTTTTAGAAAACAAAAGTTTAGGTTTATTAGAGAATGTGTTAAGTTTTTTGGTTGGTATATTAGCTGTTTCTTTTATTGTTAATGTTTTCATGACACcaataaattttaaagaGTTAGCTGTTAGTATACTTTTTCCTCGTATACCAAAAGGTAAAGAAATTGATGCTTTAGCATTATTAGGTAGTATTATATCAGCTCATATCTTTTATTTACATACTAATCTGacatcaaaaaaaaagtcaGTGATTTGTAATGATTTAAGTTTAAGAAGATATAATACGTTAGGTACCATAGAATCAGGAGGTTCCCTTTTTTTATCATGCCTAACAAATTGTATTATTGTATTGACATTTGCTGAAGTTAATTTACCATCTTTTGAAAGAAGAGatcaatataatttatttacagCATATGAAGTAATGAGGAAATCATTTGGAAAAATATCAATGTATATATGGTCCTTTGGATTATTAAGTAGTGGAAATAATTCTAGTTTTATGTGTGAATATGCTTCAAAATCTGTTGTAGAAggatttttaaataaaaaaattaatacattTGTAAGAGTATATAGTTTCagatttttcttattttcattattatatatgtttctcacattaaataaatatacacttGACCAATTgacaaattttataaatgttataCAAGTACTTTTATTACCTATGGCTACTATACCTTTATATAGATTTAGTATTCATGAAAATGTATTGGGAGAATATCGCTTAAAAAGGTTCCCCAAATATGCAATCTTTCTTATAATTATTGCTATAATTGTTTCTAATGTACTCTTAACCTTTCTTGATTTTGTACATAAAGAAACCAGTTTAATTaccataatttttatagttactttttcatttatttattttggttttattatatatttttttaatataccaattaaaaaaaattacattgaacgaaattaa